A stretch of the Sutcliffiella horikoshii genome encodes the following:
- a CDS encoding nucleotidyltransferase domain-containing protein, with protein MFDNFNNQLDDLLQRVGQKLQISKSQRELAENRYLSVGTWLSKDETYFKGKDVLIYPQGSLSINTTVKPRKQQEYDLDLVCEINESWQGKDPIKLLDSIERRLREHETYKKMVERKNRCIRLNYANEFHMDILPAHPTDKGNNTNVKVPDRKAEDWKDSNPKGYAQWFNDQLEQYWHVLMEKKAASIQPLPIDEDLNRKPPLKRAVQLIKRYRDIYFEDDLEFAPISIVLTTFAGMYYNGEVSVNEAIDGILEKVILNIPQDGRLKVFNPTNKEEELSERWEGRPDLYEKFLDFIRDFKQHWNKLNKLEGIKDVATELKLMFGETIIEESLKEQAELVEKNRTANTLFIASSGVLVAASKENTVQVRTNTFYGQ; from the coding sequence ATGTTTGATAACTTTAATAATCAGTTAGACGATTTATTGCAACGTGTCGGACAAAAGCTTCAAATAAGCAAATCGCAGCGAGAACTAGCAGAAAATAGATACCTATCAGTAGGTACTTGGTTATCAAAAGATGAAACATACTTCAAGGGGAAAGACGTACTTATTTATCCTCAAGGATCCCTAAGCATTAACACCACTGTCAAACCACGTAAACAACAAGAATACGATCTTGACCTTGTTTGTGAAATTAATGAAAGCTGGCAAGGAAAAGACCCCATCAAACTTCTAGATTCAATTGAAAGACGCCTCAGAGAACACGAAACATACAAGAAAATGGTGGAAAGAAAAAATCGTTGCATTCGACTAAATTACGCAAATGAGTTTCATATGGATATTCTGCCTGCTCATCCCACTGATAAAGGAAATAACACCAATGTAAAAGTGCCGGACAGAAAAGCAGAAGACTGGAAGGATAGCAATCCAAAAGGTTATGCCCAGTGGTTTAATGATCAATTAGAACAATATTGGCATGTACTTATGGAAAAGAAGGCAGCTTCTATTCAGCCACTACCTATTGACGAAGATCTAAACCGTAAGCCCCCGTTAAAACGTGCAGTCCAGCTAATTAAACGTTACAGGGACATCTATTTCGAAGATGACTTAGAATTTGCTCCAATAAGCATTGTTCTAACTACATTTGCCGGGATGTATTATAACGGAGAGGTTTCCGTTAACGAAGCCATTGATGGTATCTTGGAAAAAGTTATACTTAATATTCCTCAAGATGGGCGTTTGAAGGTGTTCAATCCAACCAACAAAGAGGAAGAATTAAGTGAGCGTTGGGAAGGTCGGCCTGATTTATATGAAAAATTTTTAGATTTTATTCGTGACTTTAAACAGCATTGGAATAAATTAAATAAATTGGAAGGGATAAAAGATGTTGCGACAGAGCTAAAGCTTATGTTTGGAGAGACCATCATTGAGGAAAGCCTCAAAGAGCAGGCGGAATTGGTCGAGAAAAATAGAACAGCCAATACGCTATTCATCGCATCTTCCGGGGTACTGGTAGCAGCTTCTAAAGAAAATACGGTTCAGGTAAGGACGAATACATTCTATGGCCAATAA
- a CDS encoding CBASS cGAMP-activated phospholipase, with amino-acid sequence MKKVLTIDGGGIKGVFPSSFLASIEDEIEGNIGDYFDLIVGTSTGGIIALGLACGMSAKEILTFYESEGPSIFKGNSLLKTLRQIGWAKYSQNPLEAALINCFGSKKIGECKTRVMIPSLNLETGEVYLYKTAHHDRFKRDFKRSIVEAALATSAAPTFFPTKRTESGTPLVDGGMWANNPVGIAVVEAIGVLNWKPGTFQVLSIGCLSEPFSIERARKLALGRGYWGIKAIEAFMSGQSSQSLGTAKLLAGSDHVHRYDISVEKNRYKLDGVNEIESLKGLGDSEARKALNELEAIFFQKKAEQFIPYYQNEKAIFSLEG; translated from the coding sequence ATGAAGAAAGTGTTAACCATTGATGGTGGTGGAATAAAGGGAGTCTTTCCATCTTCCTTTTTAGCTTCTATTGAGGATGAAATAGAGGGCAACATAGGAGATTATTTTGATCTTATTGTTGGTACCTCTACTGGCGGTATTATTGCGCTAGGATTAGCATGTGGAATGAGTGCAAAGGAAATACTTACCTTCTATGAAAGTGAAGGCCCATCAATCTTTAAAGGGAATTCATTATTGAAAACACTAAGACAAATTGGATGGGCAAAATATAGTCAAAATCCGTTAGAAGCTGCCTTAATAAATTGTTTTGGCTCAAAAAAAATAGGTGAGTGTAAAACCCGGGTGATGATTCCATCGTTAAATTTAGAGACCGGGGAAGTATATTTGTATAAAACCGCACATCACGACCGTTTCAAGAGGGACTTTAAGAGATCTATTGTTGAAGCAGCTCTAGCAACATCTGCGGCACCAACCTTTTTTCCAACTAAGCGTACCGAGTCTGGCACCCCTCTAGTAGATGGGGGAATGTGGGCAAATAACCCTGTTGGAATCGCAGTTGTAGAGGCAATTGGAGTGCTAAATTGGAAACCAGGAACATTTCAGGTGCTAAGTATAGGATGCTTATCTGAACCATTTTCAATTGAGCGTGCCAGAAAATTAGCATTGGGAAGAGGTTATTGGGGAATTAAAGCTATAGAAGCATTTATGAGCGGTCAATCATCACAATCTCTTGGGACAGCAAAACTTCTCGCAGGCTCCGATCATGTTCATCGGTATGATATTTCAGTTGAAAAAAATCGCTATAAACTTGATGGAGTGAATGAAATAGAATCCTTAAAAGGATTGGGGGATTCAGAAGCACGAAAAGCGTTAAACGAACTTGAGGCTATTTTCTTTCAGAAAAAAGCTGAACAATTTATTCCATATTACCAAAACGAAAAGGCTATTTTTAGTTTAGAAGGATAG